A portion of the Tamandua tetradactyla isolate mTamTet1 chromosome 16, mTamTet1.pri, whole genome shotgun sequence genome contains these proteins:
- the LOC143658555 gene encoding LOW QUALITY PROTEIN: uncharacterized protein LOC143658555 (The sequence of the model RefSeq protein was modified relative to this genomic sequence to represent the inferred CDS: deleted 2 bases in 1 codon), whose product MAAALPDPAQVLVTFEDVAVTFTSEEWGQLDLAQRALYQEVMVETCGFLTSLGCPVPTPELIDQLEHRQKLWTVKKGLSQNTCAGDCAKPKIIESTTSHLALSEEVSQQQVLRQGFSRNSRLGQATYQKAPLKIQEENLRPRIDPQKEIFLGNRGPEVSGAWMDKNVHSSVVQGQVSPEDAINEHDSGGSGEDPLIHKGKNLCKCKECGKEFSKNCLRVQHEQIHTSMKCYECTECGKTFSKSTHLLQHHIIHTGEKPYKCFECGKAFNRRSHLTRHQRIHTGEKPYKCRECGKAFTHRSTFVLHNRSHTGEKPFVCKQCGKAFRDQPGFIRHYIIHTGEKPYECTECGKAFSRRSYLTWHQQIHTGVKPFECNECGKGFCESADLIQHYIIHTGEKPYKCMECGKAFNRRSHLKQHQRIHTGEKPYVCSECGKAFTHYSTFVLHKRTHSGEKPFECKECGKAFIDRADLIRHYSIHTGEKPYECIECGKAFNRRSHLTRHQRIHTAEKPYECIQCGKAFCRSTNLIRHAVIHTGEKPYECTECGKAFNRSSSLTQHKDSYWEKPYQCNRCRKTFPKWADFRQYSRTPIEERLLECNYEGKSLVRGNILLSI is encoded by the exons GATGTCCTGTTCCCACACCTGAACTGATTGATCAGCTGGAGCACAGGCAGAAGCTATGGACAGTGAAGAAAGGGCTCTCCCAGAATACCTGTGCAG GAGACTGTGCAAAACCCAAGATAATAGAATCTACCACATCCCATCTGGCCTTGTCTGAGGAAGTCTCACAACAGCAAGTATTGCGACAGGGTTTCTCAAGGAATTCCAGGTTGGGGCAGGCCACTTATCAAAAGGCACCATTGAAAATTCAAGAAGAGAACTTGAGGCCAAGGATAGACCCCCAGAAAGAAATATTCCTTGGAAACAGAGGCCCTGAAGTCAGTGGTGCATGGATGGACAAAAATGTGCACTCAAGTGTTGTACAGGGTCAAGTCTCTCCAGAAGATGCTATCAATGAACATGACTCAGGTGGATCAGGTGAAGATCCCTTGattcacaaaggaaaaaatctCTGTAAATGCAAGGAATGTGGGAAAGAATTTAGCAAGAATTGCCTCCGTGTTCAACATGAGCAGATTCACACCAGCATGAAATGCTATGAGTGCACAGAGTGTGGGAAAACTTTTAGCAAGAGCACACACCTCCTTCAGCACCACATCATCCATACCGGGGAAAAGCCCTATAAGTGCTTTGAGTGTGGGAAGGCCTTTAATCGCAGGTCACACCTTACACGGCACCAGCGTATTCATACTGGGGAGAAGCCTTATAAGTGCAGAGAATGTGGAAAGGCCTTCACCCACCGCTCCACTTTTGTCTTGCATAATCGTAGTCACACAGGAGAAAAACCCTTTGTATGCAaacaatgtgggaaagcctttcgTGATCAGCCAGGCTTCATTCGACACTACATCATCCACACTGGTGAGAAGCCTTATGAGTGCACtgagtgtgggaaagccttcagccgCAGGTCATACCTCACATGGCACCAGCAGATTCACACTGGAGTGAAACCCTTTGAATGCAACGAATGTGGGAAAGGCTTTTGTGAGAGTGCAGACCTCATTCAGCATTACATCATCCACACTGGGGAGAAGCCGTACAAATGTATGGAGTGTGGGAAGGCCTTCAACCGCAGATCACACCTCAAGCAACACCAGCGGATTCACACTGGGGAGAAGCCCTATGTGTGcagtgaatgtggaaaagcctttacCCACTATTCCACTTTTGTCTTGCATAAAAGGACTCACAGTGGAGAAAAACCTTTTGAGTGCAAagagtgtgggaaagcctttattGATAGGGCAGACCTTATTCGACACTACAGtatccacactggagagaagccttaTGAATGCATTGAGTGTGGTAAGGCCTTCAACCGCAGGTCGCACCTCACAAGGCACCAGCGGATTCACACTGCagagaagccctatgaatgcatccagtgtgggaaagccttttgCCGGAGCACCAACCTCATCCGACATGCCGTcatccacactggagagaagccttaTGAGTGTACTGAATGTGGAAAGGCTTTTAATCGCAGCTCATCCCTCACTCAGCAC AAGGATTCATATTGGGAGAAACCATATCAGTGTAACAGATGTAGAAAAACCTTTCCCAAGTGGGCAGACTTCAGACAGTATTCCCGAACTCCTATCGAGGAAAGACTTCTTGAATGTAATTACGAAGGGAAATCTTTGGTCAGAGGAAACATCTTACTCAGCATCTGA